A stretch of the Myxosarcina sp. GI1 genome encodes the following:
- a CDS encoding NifU family protein, with translation MSLALTTDNVENVLDELRPYLVADGGNVELVEIEGPIVKLRLQGACGSCPSSTMTLKMGIERRLREKIPEIAEVEQAF, from the coding sequence ATGTCATTAGCATTAACCACAGATAACGTAGAAAACGTGTTAGACGAATTGCGTCCTTACCTAGTAGCTGACGGCGGCAACGTTGAGTTAGTCGAAATTGAAGGACCAATCGTCAAGTTAAGATTACAGGGTGCTTGCGGTTCGTGTCCGAGTTCGACTATGACCCTGAAAATGGGAATCGAACGTCGTTTAAGAGAAAAAATTCCTGAAATAGCCGAAGTAGAACAGGCATTTTAA
- a CDS encoding DUF3386 domain-containing protein has translation MTDTARDRFRTAYENRYTWDDNFPGYTTKLELRQGDEIYTANIKVNSDLSVEVTGIEDEQVAESVYNHMRDVITHRKRNSFENAHGKSSFSYGEEDSTGAVEILVKGDAMGSNYKIRGKEITQVSRVMGPMAFVINTNESLDTGEGYISTGYNAIFRDSKTNELKGKREFEESYEKFGNYYLPDRQKIEAIDKDNNTITTEFIFSETKLLEPAAVA, from the coding sequence ATGACAGATACTGCACGCGATCGCTTTCGTACTGCTTACGAAAACCGCTATACCTGGGACGATAATTTTCCTGGCTACACTACCAAACTAGAACTCAGACAGGGAGACGAAATATATACTGCCAATATTAAAGTTAATTCCGATTTATCTGTAGAAGTTACGGGTATTGAAGACGAACAGGTAGCCGAAAGCGTTTACAATCACATGCGCGACGTAATCACGCATCGCAAGCGCAATAGCTTTGAAAACGCACATGGTAAAAGCAGCTTCAGCTATGGAGAAGAAGATTCTACAGGTGCCGTAGAAATTTTAGTCAAAGGCGACGCTATGGGATCTAACTACAAAATACGCGGTAAAGAAATTACTCAAGTAAGCCGCGTTATGGGACCAATGGCGTTTGTCATTAATACCAATGAAAGTTTGGATACTGGCGAAGGCTATATTTCTACAGGCTATAACGCTATCTTTCGCGATTCTAAAACCAACGAATTAAAAGGCAAGCGCGAATTTGAAGAAAGCTACGAAAAGTTTGGTAACTATTATCTTCCAGACCGTCAAAAAATTGAGGCGATCGACAAAGACAATAACACTATTACTACTGAATTTATTTTTAGCGAAACTAAATTATTAGAACCTGCCGCAGTTGCGTAA
- a CDS encoding PIN domain-containing protein, whose protein sequence is MIGLDTNVVVRYLTKDDVAQWQKATEVIELAESCFICNIVLCEVVWVLKGKPYNYSQLEIVKTIELMLQSPKFDFEDKSLVYQAISDTKQGNADFADYLIGAIDNKNNCQYTVTFDRKLNKVKRFNLLE, encoded by the coding sequence GTGATTGGACTCGACACTAACGTAGTGGTGCGCTATTTAACAAAAGACGATGTAGCTCAGTGGCAAAAAGCAACAGAGGTAATCGAGCTAGCCGAATCTTGTTTTATCTGCAATATTGTTTTGTGCGAAGTAGTCTGGGTCTTGAAAGGTAAGCCATACAATTATTCCCAATTAGAGATCGTGAAAACCATCGAACTAATGTTACAAAGTCCTAAATTTGATTTTGAAGATAAATCTCTGGTGTACCAAGCAATTTCCGATACCAAACAAGGAAATGCAGATTTTGCCGACTATCTTATCGGTGCGATCGATAATAAAAACAATTGCCAGTATACTGTCACTTTCGACCGCAAATTAAACAAAGTCAAAAGATTTAACCTTCTAGAATAG
- a CDS encoding AbrB/MazE/SpoVT family DNA-binding domain-containing protein, translating to MVQARVTQKGQVTIPKQIREYLHLNAGSKIDFVIDSNGDVRVIPLNVTAETLSGILHREGMESASLPQMEQSIAEAASDWTRH from the coding sequence ATGGTTCAGGCTCGTGTAACTCAAAAAGGACAGGTGACAATTCCCAAACAAATTAGAGAATATCTACATCTAAATGCTGGGAGTAAAATAGATTTTGTGATTGACAGCAATGGAGATGTTAGAGTTATTCCGCTAAACGTTACGGCAGAAACGCTATCGGGAATCTTACATCGAGAAGGAATGGAGTCGGCTTCTTTGCCCCAAATGGAACAATCGATCGCCGAGGCTGCTAGTGATTGGACTCGACACTAA
- the dusB gene encoding tRNA dihydrouridine synthase DusB has product MPTLSPSLPAKLSTPLKIGSVTVESRVLQSPLSGVTDLVFRRLVRRYAPKSMMYTEMVNAKEIHHLKTLPTVMEIDRDESPISIQLFDCRPDFMAEAAQKAVVQGANTIDINMGCPVNKITKKGGGSSLLRQPEVAEAIVKTVAAAVDIPVTVKTRLGWDEREINIIDFAHRMQDAGAQMLTLHARTRAQGYNGTAQWEWIGKVKQVLSIPVIANGDIFSVEAAVKCLQITNADGVMCSRGTLGYPFLVGEIDRFLKTGQISATPTTMERLQCAKEHLLGLWEYKGMRGIYQSRKHLAWYCKGFTGAAELRDKLSRVESLEHGYKILDCAIASLET; this is encoded by the coding sequence ATGCCTACTCTATCTCCATCATTACCAGCTAAACTTTCAACACCGTTAAAAATTGGCTCGGTTACAGTTGAAAGTCGCGTTTTACAATCACCACTTTCTGGTGTAACCGATTTAGTATTTCGGCGGTTGGTAAGAAGATACGCTCCTAAATCAATGATGTATACCGAAATGGTAAATGCCAAAGAAATACATCATCTAAAAACCCTGCCAACCGTTATGGAGATCGATCGCGATGAATCTCCGATAAGTATTCAACTATTTGATTGTCGCCCCGATTTTATGGCAGAGGCAGCGCAAAAAGCTGTAGTCCAGGGAGCAAACACCATTGATATTAATATGGGGTGTCCCGTTAACAAAATTACCAAAAAAGGTGGGGGTTCGTCTTTACTGCGTCAACCAGAAGTAGCCGAAGCTATTGTTAAAACTGTAGCAGCAGCAGTAGATATTCCCGTAACGGTAAAAACGCGCCTCGGTTGGGACGAGAGAGAAATAAATATTATTGACTTTGCCCATAGAATGCAGGATGCAGGTGCGCAAATGCTGACTCTCCACGCCCGTACCCGCGCTCAAGGATACAATGGAACGGCACAGTGGGAATGGATTGGTAAAGTAAAGCAGGTGTTGTCAATTCCCGTCATTGCCAACGGCGATATATTTTCTGTAGAAGCCGCAGTCAAATGTTTGCAGATAACCAATGCCGATGGGGTAATGTGTTCGCGAGGTACTCTCGGTTATCCCTTTTTAGTGGGAGAAATCGATCGCTTTTTAAAAACGGGGCAAATCTCAGCCACACCGACAACGATGGAAAGATTGCAGTGTGCCAAAGAACATCTATTAGGTTTGTGGGAATATAAAGGAATGCGGGGTATCTATCAGTCTCGCAAACACCTGGCTTGGTACTGTAAAGGGTTTACAGGCGCAGCAGAACTAAGAGATAAGCTATCTCGCGTTGAAAGTCTGGAACATGGTTATAAAATTTTAGATTGCGCGATCGCCAGTCTAGAAACCTAG
- the lexA gene encoding transcriptional repressor LexA → MENLTPVQKELYDWLVEYIRSTQHAPSIRQMMKAMNLRSPAPVQSRLERLRNKGYIDWIDGKARTIRILHQPDKGLSIEGAIAAGGLVEPFADEKAKLDLSDLFTRSDCYVLRVVGDSMIEDSISEGDYAIMRSLSSQQDVKNGDIVAARVPGHGTTLKRFYQERDRVTLKPSNAKYQPIQVEAEAVEVQGLLVGIWRSVAGNN, encoded by the coding sequence ATGGAAAATTTAACTCCAGTCCAAAAAGAGCTATACGATTGGCTGGTCGAATACATCCGCTCTACTCAGCACGCGCCTTCAATCAGACAGATGATGAAAGCAATGAACTTGCGGTCGCCTGCCCCAGTGCAAAGCCGTTTGGAAAGATTGCGTAACAAAGGGTATATCGATTGGATCGACGGTAAAGCTCGAACTATTAGAATTTTACATCAGCCAGACAAAGGATTGTCAATTGAAGGCGCGATCGCCGCAGGGGGTTTGGTAGAACCGTTTGCCGATGAAAAAGCCAAACTAGATTTATCCGATTTGTTTACCCGTTCGGACTGCTATGTATTAAGAGTAGTAGGGGATAGCATGATTGAAGATTCGATTAGCGAAGGAGATTATGCCATCATGCGATCGCTATCTTCCCAACAAGATGTTAAAAATGGCGATATTGTTGCCGCCAGAGTTCCAGGACATGGTACGACTCTAAAAAGATTCTACCAGGAGCGCGATCGTGTTACCCTCAAACCATCCAATGCTAAATATCAGCCGATTCAGGTTGAAGCCGAGGCGGTAGAGGTGCAGGGATTGTTAGTCGGTATCTGGCGATCGGTGGCGGGTAATAATTAA
- the clpB gene encoding ATP-dependent chaperone ClpB: MQPTNPQQFTEKAWAAIVRTPDIAKRNSHQQIESEHLLKSLTEEEGLATSILNKADISVQRLRDKTDEFINRQPKVNNPGESIYLGRSLDTLLDRADKFREDFGDEYISIEHLLLAYAKDDRFGKQLFKEFNLTENKLKEIIKQVRGNQKVTDQNPEGKYQSLEKYGRELTKLAREGKLDPVIGRDEEIRRTIQILSRRTKNNPVLIGEPGVGKTAIVEGLAQRIVNRDVPESLRDRKLVALDMGALIAGAKYRGEFEERLKAVLKEVTESEGNIIMFIDEIHTVVGAGATQGAMDAGNLLKPMLARGELRCIGATTLDEYRKYIEKDAALERRFQSVLVDEPNVIDTISILRGLKERYEVHHGVKISDTALVAAATLSNRYISDRFLPDKAIDLVDESAAKLKMEITSKPEELDEIDRKILQLEMEKLSLQKEDNPISQERLGRLEKELANLKEEQSELNAQWQAEKEIIDQIRHLKEEIDRVNLEIQQAERDYDLNRAAELRYGKLTDLQRQVKEIETKLAEKQTTGKSLLREEVLEADIAEIISKWTGIPLNKLVESEKAKLLHLEEELHQRVIGQEEAVTAVADSIQRARAGLADPLRPTASFIFLGPTGVGKTELAKALAQSLFDTEDALVRIDMSEYMEKHSVSRLVGAPPGYVGYEEGGQLTEAIRRRPYSVILFDEIEKAHADVFNIMLQILDDGRLTDSQGRTVDFKNTIIIMTSNIGSQYILDLAGDDTRYEEMRSRVMDAMRNSFRPEFLNRIDEIIIFHGLTKAQLQPIVQLQVQGLEQRLADQKLALKLSDAAIDYLAELGYDPVYGARPLKRAIQRYLETAIAKKILRGEFQGGDTIFVDVEDERLTLKRLAVEMLAQ; encoded by the coding sequence ATGCAACCAACAAATCCACAACAATTTACGGAAAAAGCCTGGGCTGCGATCGTTCGTACGCCCGATATCGCCAAGCGTAACAGTCACCAACAAATCGAAAGCGAACACTTGTTAAAGTCTTTAACCGAAGAAGAAGGCTTGGCAACCAGTATTTTAAATAAAGCCGACATCAGCGTTCAACGGCTACGGGATAAAACCGATGAATTTATCAACCGTCAGCCTAAGGTAAATAATCCAGGGGAATCAATTTATTTAGGACGCAGTTTAGATACTTTACTCGATCGCGCCGACAAATTTCGCGAAGACTTTGGCGATGAGTATATCTCGATCGAACATTTGCTGCTGGCTTATGCCAAAGATGACCGCTTCGGCAAACAGCTATTTAAAGAATTCAATCTAACCGAAAACAAACTCAAAGAGATAATCAAACAAGTGAGAGGGAATCAAAAAGTAACCGACCAAAATCCAGAAGGAAAATATCAATCATTAGAAAAATACGGCAGAGAATTAACCAAACTTGCCAGAGAAGGCAAACTCGATCCCGTAATCGGACGAGATGAAGAAATTCGCCGTACCATTCAGATTTTATCGCGCCGTACCAAAAACAATCCCGTCCTGATTGGGGAACCAGGAGTAGGTAAAACTGCCATCGTCGAAGGTTTGGCACAGCGGATCGTCAACCGCGACGTACCCGAATCCTTGCGCGATCGCAAATTGGTCGCTTTAGATATGGGCGCGTTAATTGCAGGTGCTAAATATCGCGGTGAGTTTGAAGAAAGACTCAAAGCGGTATTAAAAGAAGTTACCGAATCTGAAGGTAACATCATCATGTTTATCGATGAGATTCATACCGTAGTTGGCGCGGGTGCAACTCAAGGGGCAATGGATGCGGGTAACTTACTCAAACCCATGTTAGCCAGAGGCGAACTGCGCTGTATTGGTGCTACTACCCTCGATGAATACCGCAAATACATCGAAAAAGATGCGGCATTAGAACGGCGTTTTCAGTCGGTTCTAGTAGACGAACCCAACGTTATCGATACGATTTCGATTTTACGGGGACTCAAAGAACGTTACGAAGTCCATCACGGGGTTAAAATTTCCGATACTGCTTTAGTTGCGGCAGCAACTTTGTCTAATCGCTATATCAGCGATCGCTTTTTACCCGATAAAGCGATCGACCTCGTAGACGAGTCGGCTGCCAAACTAAAGATGGAGATAACCTCCAAGCCAGAAGAACTAGACGAAATCGATCGCAAAATCTTGCAGTTAGAGATGGAAAAATTATCTCTACAGAAAGAAGATAATCCCATTTCCCAGGAAAGATTGGGCAGGTTAGAAAAAGAACTGGCAAATCTCAAAGAAGAACAGTCCGAACTCAATGCTCAGTGGCAAGCAGAAAAAGAGATTATCGACCAGATACGCCATCTCAAAGAAGAGATCGATCGCGTCAATCTCGAAATTCAGCAAGCAGAACGAGATTACGATCTCAACCGCGCTGCCGAGTTACGTTATGGCAAATTAACCGATTTACAGCGTCAGGTTAAAGAAATCGAAACCAAATTAGCCGAAAAACAAACTACAGGCAAATCTCTATTAAGAGAAGAAGTCTTAGAAGCCGATATTGCCGAGATTATTTCTAAATGGACGGGAATACCTTTGAACAAACTCGTCGAATCGGAAAAAGCCAAACTGCTGCATTTAGAAGAGGAACTACATCAGCGAGTAATCGGACAAGAAGAAGCCGTAACTGCCGTAGCCGATTCGATCCAGCGAGCTCGTGCGGGACTGGCAGATCCTTTGCGTCCGACAGCTAGCTTTATTTTTCTCGGTCCCACTGGTGTTGGTAAAACGGAACTTGCTAAAGCTCTGGCGCAAAGCTTATTCGATACCGAAGATGCCCTGGTACGGATCGATATGTCGGAATATATGGAAAAACACAGCGTATCCCGTTTGGTAGGTGCGCCTCCAGGATATGTCGGCTATGAAGAAGGAGGACAGCTTACCGAAGCAATTCGCCGCCGTCCTTATTCGGTAATTTTGTTTGACGAGATTGAAAAAGCTCATGCTGATGTATTTAACATCATGCTGCAAATTCTCGATGACGGACGCTTGACCGATTCTCAGGGTCGTACGGTGGACTTCAAAAACACCATCATTATTATGACCAGTAATATCGGTTCGCAGTACATTCTCGATCTCGCTGGCGACGACACTCGTTATGAAGAAATGCGATCGCGCGTGATGGATGCCATGCGTAACAGCTTCCGTCCCGAATTTCTCAACCGTATCGACGAAATTATTATCTTCCACGGCTTGACCAAGGCGCAATTACAGCCAATCGTGCAGTTACAGGTACAAGGCTTAGAACAACGCCTTGCCGATCAAAAACTAGCTTTGAAACTATCCGATGCGGCAATCGATTATTTAGCCGAACTGGGTTACGATCCCGTATACGGTGCTAGACCGTTAAAACGGGCAATTCAAAGATACTTAGAAACTGCGATCGCCAAGAAAATTTTACGCGGTGAATTTCAAGGCGGCGATACGATTTTTGTCGATGTCGAAGACGAACGTTTGACTCTTAAGCGTTTGGCTGTAGAAATGCTGGCACAGTAA
- a CDS encoding glycosyltransferase family 2 protein, producing the protein MSEKHPLVSIGLPVYNGENFIEQAIDSILAQTFKDFELIISDNASNDKTEAICRKYVTKDKRIRYYRNSQNLGAAPNFNRVYELSTGTYFKWLAHDDLCEPEFIERCVHLFEKDDSIVLCNSRVKIIDACGQTMDKTDDLYGYVSSLTANLNLFSSTPHVRFRDIIRPHACFPVFGLIRSSSLKNTSLLGSYAGADRILLAQLALQGRFYEFPEQFLYQRRHLHQSIQGLKSHSSAHRYTYWFDTATKGKLIFPRWQLFWNLITSVLQAPLTWQEQIKCYLAMKGWLKRYGLGMIEDLTIALQGKRV; encoded by the coding sequence ATGAGCGAAAAACACCCCTTAGTTAGTATTGGATTGCCAGTATACAACGGCGAAAACTTTATCGAACAGGCTATAGATTCAATTTTGGCTCAAACCTTTAAAGATTTCGAGCTAATTATTTCCGACAATGCTTCAAACGATAAAACCGAAGCAATTTGTCGCAAATACGTTACTAAAGATAAACGCATACGTTACTATCGAAACTCTCAAAATCTTGGTGCTGCACCTAACTTCAATCGCGTTTATGAATTGTCAACAGGAACTTACTTTAAATGGTTGGCACATGACGATCTTTGCGAACCAGAATTTATAGAAAGATGCGTTCATCTATTTGAGAAGGATGATTCTATTGTTCTTTGTAATTCTAGAGTCAAAATTATTGATGCTTGCGGTCAAACAATGGATAAAACAGACGATCTATATGGCTATGTGAGTTCTTTGACCGCGAACCTGAATCTTTTTTCTTCAACACCTCATGTAAGATTCCGCGACATAATAAGACCCCACGCGTGTTTTCCAGTTTTTGGCTTAATTCGTTCCAGCAGTTTAAAAAATACTTCACTTCTCGGTAGTTATGCAGGAGCAGATCGAATTTTACTAGCCCAATTAGCACTTCAAGGTAGATTTTATGAATTTCCAGAACAATTTCTCTATCAAAGAAGACACTTGCACCAGTCAATACAAGGTTTAAAATCGCATTCTTCCGCTCATAGATATACTTATTGGTTTGATACGGCGACAAAAGGAAAATTAATTTTTCCCCGCTGGCAATTATTCTGGAATCTGATAACTTCTGTTTTACAAGCTCCTCTGACATGGCAAGAGCAAATCAAATGCTATTTAGCAATGAAAGGGTGGCTAAAAAGATATGGCTTGGGAATGATTGAAGATTTGACTATAGCACTTCAAGGTAAGCGTGTTTAA
- a CDS encoding FAD-dependent oxidoreductase, whose amino-acid sequence MTLSGKPTSFWLDSTLETEYPAFTEAINVDVAIVGAGITGLTAAYLLKQAGKTVAVVEAENIASGASGHTTAKVTSLHQLIYKDLIDSIGKEKARLYGESNQAAVEFVAATVKNEQIDCDFSRRSTYSFAESSDNLNKVRSEYEAAVELGLPATFVEETTLPFKIAGAVEFSNQVQFHVRKYLLRLAEIVAGNGSYIFEHTRVKTVEEGEPCQVVTERGNLNATDVLVTTHLPILDLGLFFAKAYPKRSYLIGAAISPEKAPEGMYIGVGQNYHSIRTTPYENGLLLLIGGGGHKVGAKNNTEESYLELETYARSHFGIEPNEIKYRWSSQDYVSFDKLPYIGKLTPANQHIYIATGFSLWGMSKGTLSGMMLADRVLGIDNPWADLYDSLRATPFVTQESIKENLDVGMHWIGDRLKGLQSSSVSEVTPGKAKLLTINGDKVGVYKDTAGSVHAVAATCPHLGCIVNWNSAEKSWDCPCHGARFDYEGKLLHGPAVKDLDKKMVQ is encoded by the coding sequence ATGACTCTTTCAGGTAAACCCACTTCCTTTTGGTTAGACTCTACTCTAGAAACAGAATATCCTGCATTCACAGAAGCAATAAATGTAGATGTAGCGATTGTTGGTGCTGGTATTACTGGTTTAACTGCTGCCTATTTACTGAAACAAGCAGGAAAGACGGTAGCAGTTGTCGAAGCAGAGAATATAGCTTCTGGAGCCAGCGGACATACTACAGCCAAAGTTACTTCGCTACATCAGTTAATTTACAAGGATTTAATCGATAGTATAGGCAAAGAAAAAGCTAGACTATATGGCGAGTCCAATCAAGCCGCAGTAGAATTTGTCGCCGCTACGGTAAAAAACGAACAGATAGACTGCGATTTTAGCCGTCGTAGTACCTATAGTTTTGCTGAAAGTTCGGATAATTTGAATAAAGTGCGATCGGAATACGAAGCAGCAGTAGAATTAGGTCTTCCTGCTACTTTTGTAGAAGAAACAACTCTGCCGTTTAAAATTGCAGGCGCGGTAGAATTTAGCAATCAGGTTCAATTTCACGTACGGAAATATTTATTGCGTTTGGCTGAGATTGTGGCTGGTAATGGCAGCTATATTTTTGAACATACCAGAGTTAAAACCGTAGAGGAAGGCGAACCCTGTCAGGTAGTTACCGAACGAGGTAATCTTAACGCTACAGATGTTTTGGTAACTACTCATCTACCAATTCTCGACTTGGGTTTATTTTTTGCCAAAGCTTATCCCAAGCGTTCCTACTTAATAGGGGCGGCAATTTCGCCAGAAAAAGCTCCTGAAGGGATGTACATTGGTGTCGGTCAAAACTATCACTCAATTCGTACTACTCCCTATGAAAACGGTTTGCTATTGCTTATAGGCGGTGGCGGTCATAAAGTTGGTGCTAAAAATAACACCGAAGAAAGCTATTTGGAACTAGAAACCTATGCCCGATCGCACTTTGGCATCGAACCTAACGAAATTAAATATCGCTGGTCATCTCAAGACTATGTTTCCTTTGATAAATTACCCTATATTGGCAAGTTAACTCCCGCCAACCAACATATTTATATTGCAACGGGGTTTAGTCTCTGGGGAATGAGCAAAGGAACTCTGTCGGGAATGATGTTAGCCGATCGCGTTTTAGGTATCGATAATCCCTGGGCGGATCTTTACGATTCTCTCCGCGCTACTCCTTTTGTCACTCAAGAGTCGATTAAAGAAAATCTCGATGTAGGAATGCACTGGATAGGCGATCGCCTCAAAGGGTTACAGTCAAGCTCGGTGTCTGAGGTAACTCCAGGTAAAGCAAAATTACTAACTATCAATGGCGATAAAGTTGGGGTATATAAAGATACAGCAGGCTCGGTTCATGCAGTGGCTGCAACCTGTCCTCATTTGGGCTGTATCGTCAACTGGAATAGTGCCGAAAAAAGTTGGGACTGTCCCTGTCACGGGGCGAGATTCGATTACGAAGGTAAGTTATTACACGGTCCTGCGGTCAAAGATCTAGATAAGAAAATGGTGCAATAA
- a CDS encoding homogentisate phytyltransferase, whose amino-acid sequence MNSLYSFWKFSRPHTIIGTSLSVLALYFIALATTNSAIAPNNFLQMLAVLAACLCGNVYIVGLNQICDVAIDRINKPHLPLAAKEFSPRQGQWIVGVTGILALILAGTQGLWLLATVGISLLIGTAYSLPPIRLKQFPLLAAFCIFTVRGVIVNLGLFLHFTKKLAGREFLNGYVWVLTLFIIVFTVAIAIFKDVPDLEGDKKYNITTFTIILGKSAVFSFSRWLITCCYLGMVIAAFYLAAINTSFFIAYHLVLLILLWWRSRQVDLSQKSAIADFYQFIWKLFFLEYILFPTACFI is encoded by the coding sequence ATGAACTCGCTTTATAGTTTTTGGAAATTTTCTCGTCCCCACACAATTATCGGTACTAGCCTCAGCGTTTTAGCATTATATTTTATCGCTCTGGCAACTACCAATAGCGCAATTGCTCCCAATAATTTCCTACAAATGCTGGCGGTATTAGCTGCCTGTTTGTGCGGCAATGTTTATATTGTTGGCTTAAATCAAATCTGCGATGTAGCGATCGATCGCATTAATAAACCACATCTTCCTTTAGCTGCTAAAGAGTTTTCTCCGCGACAGGGACAGTGGATTGTGGGAGTAACTGGTATTTTGGCATTAATTTTGGCAGGGACACAGGGACTTTGGCTACTAGCGACAGTAGGTATTAGCTTGCTGATTGGAACGGCTTATTCTTTACCGCCAATACGCCTCAAGCAATTTCCTTTACTAGCGGCGTTTTGCATATTTACCGTTCGCGGTGTTATCGTCAATTTGGGCTTGTTTTTGCACTTTACTAAAAAACTAGCAGGCAGAGAGTTTTTAAATGGCTATGTTTGGGTTTTAACCTTATTTATTATCGTTTTTACTGTAGCGATCGCTATATTTAAAGATGTCCCCGATCTTGAAGGAGATAAAAAATATAACATCACTACCTTTACGATAATTTTGGGCAAATCTGCCGTATTCTCTTTTTCTCGCTGGCTGATTACCTGCTGTTATTTGGGTATGGTAATAGCAGCATTTTATTTAGCTGCAATTAATACCAGCTTTTTTATCGCCTATCACTTAGTACTGTTAATTTTGTTGTGGTGGCGCAGTCGGCAGGTAGACTTATCTCAAAAAAGCGCGATCGCTGATTTTTATCAGTTTATCTGGAAACTGTTTTTCCTCGAATATATTTTATTTCCCACCGCCTGTTTCATTTAA
- a CDS encoding tocopherol cyclase family protein: MFDVNKLQTPHSGYHWDRFAPRYFEGWYYRLTLPEIGQTFAFMYSIEDPIGERANSGGAVQILGIDEQYLCRTFPDVRGFFAAKDSLSFGHWGNKLSIAPQLLSTSEFESGIEQGYQATATLNQGCIYYPDKQKYCRWQYQIKPVYGWGNPSQLQQATAGWLSYLPVFEPGWQVLMAHGLATGWIDWQGQVYNFTDAPAYSEKNWGSSFPQKWFWINCNSFNNTNDLAVTAVGGIRDVLWWQEEVGLIGIHYQGQFYEFAPGNSQISWQVQPWGKWQIQTSNRDYQINLTGTTNLPGTFVRVPTAKGLVFNCRDTTKGKLTLELRSRYGKTIVMANSNLAGLEIGGSSWDEPWIVNA, from the coding sequence ATGTTTGACGTAAATAAGCTACAAACTCCTCATAGTGGCTATCATTGGGATCGATTTGCACCCAGATATTTTGAAGGTTGGTACTATCGTTTGACTTTGCCCGAAATCGGTCAAACTTTTGCCTTTATGTACTCTATTGAAGATCCGATTGGCGAAAGAGCTAACAGTGGTGGTGCGGTACAAATTTTAGGTATTGACGAACAGTATCTCTGTCGTACCTTTCCTGATGTAAGAGGTTTTTTTGCTGCTAAAGACAGTCTGAGTTTTGGACATTGGGGCAATAAATTATCGATCGCCCCCCAACTATTATCTACTAGCGAATTTGAATCTGGGATCGAGCAAGGATATCAGGCAACAGCTACTTTAAATCAAGGCTGTATTTACTATCCAGACAAGCAAAAATACTGTCGCTGGCAATATCAAATTAAACCCGTTTATGGCTGGGGTAATCCCTCACAGTTACAACAAGCTACTGCAGGTTGGCTATCTTATCTACCAGTATTTGAACCAGGCTGGCAGGTTCTAATGGCTCACGGTTTGGCGACGGGATGGATCGACTGGCAAGGGCAAGTTTATAATTTTACCGACGCTCCTGCATACAGTGAAAAAAATTGGGGCAGTTCCTTTCCTCAAAAATGGTTTTGGATTAACTGTAATAGCTTTAATAATACTAACGATTTGGCTGTAACTGCGGTAGGGGGAATTAGAGACGTTTTGTGGTGGCAAGAAGAAGTCGGTTTAATTGGTATTCATTACCAAGGACAATTTTATGAATTTGCTCCTGGTAACTCTCAAATTAGCTGGCAGGTACAACCCTGGGGAAAATGGCAAATACAGACTAGCAATAGAGATTACCAAATAAACCTTACAGGCACTACCAATTTACCAGGCACTTTCGTTCGCGTACCGACGGCAAAGGGTTTGGTATTTAATTGTCGCGATACCACTAAAGGAAAGTTAACTTTAGAATTGCGATCGCGCTACGGTAAAACTATTGTTATGGCTAACAGTAATCTAGCTGGTTTAGAAATAGGTGGTTCGTCTTGGGATGAGCCTTGGATAGTTAACGCTTAA
- a CDS encoding chlororespiratory reduction protein 7: MSDSIMYQEDAYVVLESDREEQFMTAEELKAKLKDYFNSSEIAIPRELTKFDSLDIQIQHLIDNYFELDLGKNKYLQWYVVRLEK; the protein is encoded by the coding sequence ATGTCAGACTCAATTATGTACCAGGAAGATGCCTATGTAGTTTTAGAGAGCGATCGTGAAGAACAGTTTATGACTGCTGAAGAATTAAAAGCCAAATTAAAAGACTATTTCAATTCTTCAGAGATCGCTATTCCTAGAGAGTTAACTAAGTTCGATTCTCTAGATATACAGATACAGCATTTGATCGATAACTATTTTGAATTAGATCTCGGTAAAAATAAATATTTGCAATGGTATGTAGTTCGTTTAGAAAAATAA